ATACGCGTATGTCAGGCAAATGGTCAGTCAGTAGCCGAGGAATATCTAAGACAACAACGTACAAATTACAAAATTGAGATAATGACAACAAGCCCGGCAGAAACTGTAGAAGTTGAACGGCAAAAGAAAACAAAAGCAACCTGTGAAACACATGACAATATTCCTGTATTAAAGGGGCCGAAAAACTTCTTATATAAGGTCTTGCGGGAGCTTTCGCTTGCCTATGCTTAATATTATGTTAACTCATCCGTGATGGTATGTCTTCTAAAAAATCCTACAATGTCTTGACACTATCTTTGATTGTAGATACCTTTGACTATAGAGTCAATTTGTAGTAAAATTATAATAACGCCGAATCCGTTTGGTACGGGGGACCCACTAGATACAGGGGTGAATCCGCCAGAATGGCGGAAGGGTTCTTTCTCTAGTCCTTCTCTTTGACCCTAACCCGACAGCTAACCTCGGAGGCGTAGAAAAAGAGAGGTGAGACAATTGAAAAAAATTACCCTTGCAGCGGTACTTACTCTGCTCATGCTGCTATTTGCCGCAGTTGCCTTTGCTGCGCCGGGGGATAAACTACTTCGCCAAGGCGACCAGGGAGAAGATGTGCAGTACCTTCAAAAAATGTTAGCCGATAAAGGCTACTATGCCGGGGCAATTGACGGCGTTTTTGGCGGTGCCACTATGCGTGCGGTGCTGGATTTTCAGCGTGATAACGGACTAGTGGCCGATGGCGTTGTCGGAAACGACACTCTCCGCTATTTAGAACGGGCAGCGGTTGAACCTAGCCGGTATAGTAGGGTTCTAACCATGGTAGCTACTGCTTATACTCGTTTTGATGACGGCAATGGTAGCTATACTTATCGTGGCAATTTACTGCGCAAAGGTTTGGCTGCCGTGGACCCGGCGGTCATTCCGCTCGGTACGCGCCTATATATTCCAGGATACGGCTATGCTATCGCTGATGACATTGGCGGGGCGATAAAAGGCAACAAAATCGACCTTGCCTTTGAAAGTCGGGAAGAAGCACTACAGTTTGGAAGACAACACGTAACGGTTTATGTACTTGATTGACAGGCTGCCAGCCTGTCTTTCTTTTGCTTTTATTTTGTATTGATAAAGGAAAAATTAG
This sequence is a window from Sporolituus thermophilus DSM 23256. Protein-coding genes within it:
- a CDS encoding 3D domain-containing protein — protein: MRQLKKITLAAVLTLLMLLFAAVAFAAPGDKLLRQGDQGEDVQYLQKMLADKGYYAGAIDGVFGGATMRAVLDFQRDNGLVADGVVGNDTLRYLERAAVEPSRYSRVLTMVATAYTRFDDGNGSYTYRGNLLRKGLAAVDPAVIPLGTRLYIPGYGYAIADDIGGAIKGNKIDLAFESREEALQFGRQHVTVYVLD